Proteins from a single region of Cytophagaceae bacterium:
- a CDS encoding OmpA family protein: MKIRLLFSFLLLNYFNSLSQEVLWATKVLEKSSETADEAYSPKYRGIQILGKPNVLPQIVSSPCSWRPTGSGFGEDYIKVGFDKAIKIRQIIVGETVNPGAIGRIFGYTPSNQEILLFENTQPAPRQSGRIWNVIIPETAQEISSIKLLIVHQLSKGMKEIDAVGISNSETPFTAKINVAPNIPGDLQKDNLGPNINSKFGEVAPLVSPDGKNLYFTRLNHPENFTQKSGKNERANEIQQDIWVSKLSKNGMWEQAQNIGEPLNNPQNNAAATISADGKSLFVLNVYLPNGRFVAGLSKATLKNKKWELPKQIRINDFQALEYYDEKLKLKTTVTEYAISSDEKYLIMGLKRNETYGDKDLYVSFKNNDESYSRPVNLGSIINSAGNEGSPFLAADNKTLYFNSNGHPAYGDADIFVTTRLDDTWTNWSEPINLGPVINSPEWDGYITIPASGEYAYFSSSKNSIGSDDIFKVKLFPAIKPQIVNLFDFQFKDKATQSLLLPITNIQMLETGKDTMKVNAPVITFEEETSTYKTILVTGKKYQLIAKIDGYGDLNTVVDLTKETRYKEIKKIFDLLPMVQGQKIVLQNLLFDQGSAVIREESFEELGKIKSIMQDNPTMEILLEGHTDNQGDMFKNIKLAEDRVLAVKKYLSEVGNIDPSRIKIKSWGPYKPVIRNSSEESRKKNRRVEFSIIKM, encoded by the coding sequence ATGAAAATCAGATTATTGTTTTCATTTTTGCTGCTTAATTATTTTAATTCCCTATCACAGGAAGTGCTTTGGGCTACTAAAGTATTGGAAAAATCCTCAGAAACAGCTGATGAAGCTTATTCGCCTAAATATCGTGGGATTCAAATTCTTGGAAAGCCCAACGTTTTGCCACAAATCGTTAGTTCCCCGTGTAGCTGGAGGCCTACGGGTTCTGGATTCGGTGAAGATTATATTAAAGTTGGATTTGATAAAGCTATCAAAATCAGGCAAATAATTGTGGGAGAAACTGTGAATCCTGGAGCAATAGGGAGGATTTTTGGTTACACACCATCAAACCAGGAAATCCTGCTCTTTGAAAATACGCAACCGGCTCCACGCCAGAGTGGAAGAATCTGGAATGTGATTATTCCTGAAACAGCTCAGGAGATTTCTTCAATTAAGCTTTTGATTGTGCATCAGTTGTCTAAAGGAATGAAGGAAATTGATGCTGTCGGAATTTCTAACTCAGAAACTCCATTTACAGCCAAAATCAATGTTGCTCCAAACATCCCCGGTGATTTGCAAAAAGATAACCTCGGACCCAATATCAACTCAAAGTTTGGAGAAGTGGCACCTTTGGTTTCGCCTGACGGGAAAAATCTTTATTTTACCAGATTAAATCACCCTGAAAATTTTACCCAGAAATCTGGAAAAAATGAAAGAGCAAACGAGATCCAGCAGGACATCTGGGTGTCGAAACTTTCTAAAAACGGAATGTGGGAACAGGCTCAAAATATAGGCGAACCCCTCAATAATCCTCAAAATAATGCTGCAGCAACTATTTCAGCCGACGGGAAAAGCCTTTTTGTATTGAATGTATATTTGCCAAATGGCCGATTTGTCGCCGGGCTTTCAAAGGCCACTTTGAAAAATAAAAAGTGGGAATTACCCAAACAAATCAGAATTAATGACTTTCAGGCATTGGAATATTATGATGAAAAACTTAAGCTAAAAACTACTGTAACTGAATATGCCATCAGCTCTGATGAAAAGTATTTAATAATGGGACTGAAACGTAATGAAACTTATGGTGATAAGGATTTATATGTTTCATTTAAAAATAATGATGAAAGCTACTCGAGACCGGTAAATTTAGGAAGTATCATCAATTCTGCCGGTAATGAAGGTTCTCCATTTTTAGCTGCTGACAATAAAACCCTTTATTTTAATTCCAATGGGCATCCGGCTTATGGAGATGCAGATATATTTGTCACTACCAGACTCGATGACACCTGGACCAATTGGTCCGAACCGATTAATCTTGGTCCCGTAATTAACTCTCCGGAGTGGGATGGTTATATTACAATTCCGGCATCGGGTGAATACGCCTATTTTAGTTCTTCAAAAAATAGTATCGGTTCTGATGATATTTTTAAGGTAAAACTTTTTCCTGCTATAAAACCTCAGATTGTTAACCTTTTCGATTTCCAGTTTAAAGATAAAGCCACCCAGTCCCTTTTACTTCCGATTACCAATATTCAGATGCTGGAAACTGGTAAAGATACTATGAAAGTTAATGCACCGGTTATTACATTCGAGGAAGAAACCAGTACCTATAAGACTATACTTGTTACCGGTAAAAAATATCAGTTAATTGCAAAAATTGATGGTTATGGGGATCTGAATACTGTCGTGGACTTAACTAAGGAAACCAGATACAAGGAAATTAAGAAGATTTTTGATCTGCTCCCTATGGTTCAGGGTCAAAAAATTGTTCTTCAAAACTTACTTTTTGATCAGGGCTCAGCTGTTATTCGTGAGGAATCATTTGAGGAATTGGGAAAAATAAAGAGCATAATGCAAGATAATCCTACTATGGAAATATTGCTGGAGGGACATACTGACAATCAGGGAGATATGTTTAAAAATATTAAACTGGCAGAAGACAGAGTACTCGCTGTTAAAAAATATCTCTCTGAAGTAGGCAACATTGATCCTTCAAGAATAAAGATAAAATCATGGGGGCCATATAAGCCAGTGATAAGAAATTCGAGCGAAGAATCCCGAAAGAAAAATCGGAGGGTTGAGTTTTCCATTATCAAAATGTAG
- a CDS encoding glycosyltransferase family 2 protein encodes MSSRLLLVVPCYNEEEILRSTNQKLIDYFQILISKNLITSSSRICFVNDGSRDTTWSIIEELSKTSPFILGVKLSKNFGHQNALLAGLFEFRGQFDCFISIDADLQDDINAIEAMLVKHSEGASVVYGVREDRSNDSFFKRFTAEFFYKLMFKMGIPMVFNHADFRLIDNQVLEHLEKYSEVNMFLRGIIPTIGFQSDKVFYKRLEREAGETKYPLRKMMTFAWNGITSFSTFPMRMVLWFGIFNFLIAVMVGIYTMVSLYLGQTVSGWTSTVLPMAFFSGSNMIAIGLIGEYIGKIYEEVKSRPRFIVEKTVGDSKA; translated from the coding sequence ATGTCCTCAAGATTGTTGTTGGTTGTTCCCTGTTATAATGAAGAAGAGATACTAAGAAGTACTAATCAAAAACTTATTGATTATTTTCAGATTCTGATTTCTAAAAATCTTATCACAAGCAGCAGCAGAATTTGTTTTGTAAATGATGGAAGTCGTGACACAACCTGGTCTATCATTGAAGAATTAAGTAAAACCAGCCCATTTATTTTAGGGGTAAAACTTTCCAAAAATTTTGGCCATCAAAATGCCCTTTTAGCCGGTTTGTTTGAGTTTAGAGGCCAGTTTGATTGTTTTATTTCAATAGATGCCGATTTGCAGGACGATATCAATGCTATTGAAGCAATGCTTGTAAAACATAGTGAAGGTGCTTCGGTGGTATATGGTGTCAGAGAAGATCGCAGTAACGACTCTTTCTTTAAAAGATTTACAGCTGAGTTTTTTTATAAACTGATGTTTAAAATGGGAATACCCATGGTATTTAATCATGCCGATTTTCGGTTGATTGATAATCAGGTATTAGAACATTTGGAAAAATACAGCGAAGTAAATATGTTTCTCAGAGGTATTATTCCCACAATTGGTTTTCAATCAGACAAAGTTTTTTATAAAAGACTGGAACGGGAAGCAGGTGAAACCAAATACCCTCTAAGGAAAATGATGACGTTTGCCTGGAATGGAATCACATCTTTTTCTACTTTCCCGATGCGGATGGTATTATGGTTTGGAATATTCAATTTTTTGATAGCCGTAATGGTCGGAATTTATACCATGGTAAGTTTATATCTTGGTCAAACTGTTTCGGGTTGGACATCTACAGTACTACCAATGGCATTTTTCAGTGGCTCAAATATGATAGCAATCGGTCTCATTGGTGAGTATATTGGTAAAATTTATGAAGAAGTAAAATCTCGCCCAAGATTCATTGTCGAAAAAACAGTTGGTGACTCGAAAGCTTGA
- a CDS encoding glycosyltransferase family 39 protein, with protein sequence MAKYLPFLIVFVIASFLRFYHLDNRGLFTDEKFTMLNANGYWVGAANQEGIINKKYFTPQDFWQNKGANDFMEAIAHSDFGTHIVYNTILHFWMRIFGNSDYTVRLLGLLFNLFTIGLLYWAVLKYSRSILAALFAAFILAIDPLNVAMSHIARSYTLSFFLMTVATIFFFDIIENHRKNKNTNLLFVLYALFVGLGLLNHYLNFLVPLSHAITFLFIKNKKALWSRFILAAVFCAGLMVYWFNWGGGYTAFEFLKDKNAKHLKIAQMTEGALKDLIQLSTPENVTKKSIGLFFDSTIFSLGIFNEIKGVKNVILSLLVFIIGILYFHFHKKHKWAIGILILILPILYLLKSVLPSLAVVLFFYATIYFIIKNLFDHFKTENHDFPMLMVGFLMLVLPIIFVIYDAIKNGHTTSLVHRYIGISTPFVAMVFGFSIYKMIVKSKYFLAWLVIVILLQIKPVSTEILDYFNDKSAMNAFFEPARVPNPYKTLAEIVIKNYEKGDTLMIPGGHKNDYVATFDDVAPVSYLDVQYLNLYLPRQSGILQSVDVKEKDKVTLHKKDGNKVELFDFEGIKYRY encoded by the coding sequence ATGGCCAAATACTTACCATTTCTTATAGTTTTCGTTATTGCTTCTTTTTTGAGGTTTTATCATCTTGATAATCGTGGGCTGTTTACCGACGAAAAGTTTACCATGCTCAATGCCAACGGTTATTGGGTAGGAGCTGCCAATCAGGAAGGTATAATTAATAAAAAATATTTTACTCCTCAAGACTTTTGGCAAAACAAAGGTGCCAACGATTTCATGGAAGCCATCGCTCATTCTGACTTTGGCACACATATCGTTTATAACACCATCCTTCATTTTTGGATGCGTATTTTTGGTAATTCCGACTATACGGTTAGGTTGTTGGGATTACTTTTTAATCTCTTTACAATTGGTCTTCTATATTGGGCGGTACTCAAATACTCCCGCTCGATACTGGCTGCATTATTTGCTGCATTTATTCTTGCCATTGATCCATTAAATGTGGCCATGAGTCATATTGCACGGAGCTATACGCTGTCATTTTTTTTAATGACTGTAGCCACCATATTTTTCTTTGATATTATTGAAAATCACAGGAAAAATAAAAACACAAATCTGCTGTTTGTTCTTTATGCTTTGTTTGTAGGCTTGGGTTTACTCAATCATTATCTTAATTTTCTGGTTCCGCTGAGTCATGCCATTACATTTTTGTTTATAAAAAATAAAAAGGCACTTTGGAGCAGATTTATTCTAGCGGCTGTTTTTTGTGCTGGTTTGATGGTCTATTGGTTTAATTGGGGCGGAGGTTATACGGCTTTTGAATTTTTGAAGGACAAAAATGCCAAGCATCTTAAAATTGCTCAGATGACCGAAGGAGCCCTTAAAGACCTTATACAGCTGAGTACTCCTGAAAATGTCACTAAAAAGTCTATAGGATTGTTTTTTGATTCAACAATATTTAGTCTGGGTATTTTCAATGAAATCAAAGGTGTGAAAAATGTGATTCTCTCTCTCTTGGTTTTTATAATTGGCATATTATATTTTCATTTTCACAAAAAACACAAATGGGCGATTGGTATTTTAATTCTTATTTTGCCAATACTTTATTTACTAAAATCAGTTCTACCTTCATTGGCAGTAGTTTTGTTTTTTTACGCTACTATTTATTTTATTATTAAAAATCTTTTCGACCATTTTAAAACCGAAAATCACGACTTTCCGATGCTTATGGTAGGTTTTCTGATGCTGGTTTTACCAATAATTTTTGTTATTTATGATGCCATAAAAAATGGGCATACTACAAGCCTGGTTCACCGGTACATTGGTATTTCTACCCCTTTTGTAGCCATGGTTTTTGGATTTTCAATTTACAAAATGATTGTAAAATCCAAATATTTTCTGGCATGGCTAGTAATAGTGATTTTACTTCAAATTAAGCCTGTCAGCACCGAAATTTTGGATTATTTCAACGATAAAAGTGCAATGAATGCCTTTTTTGAACCTGCAAGGGTTCCCAATCCTTATAAAACACTTGCTGAAATCGTAATTAAAAATTACGAAAAAGGTGATACATTGATGATTCCCGGGGGGCATAAAAACGACTATGTGGCTACCTTTGACGATGTTGCACCGGTTTCTTACCTTGACGTTCAATATTTAAACCTATATTTACCCAGGCAATCAGGCATTCTTCAATCTGTAGATGTGAAAGAAAAAGACAAAGTAACTTTACATAAAAAAGATGGTAATAAGGTTGAACTTTTTGATTTTGAAGGGATAAAATATCGTTATTGA
- a CDS encoding glycosyltransferase yields the protein MKLKILLPVYNDWEALRMLLDKTTDIFAGKGYTLSFLAVDDNSSIPYQKSDFEGIDLKVLHLLSNQGHQRAIALGLSYLVDNQDFDKVIVMDSDGEDQPEHILDLLEKSKLHPEKIIFAQRKKRTESLFFKIFYFFYKLIFKSLTGHVITFGNFSLIPVSKIRKLAHVSEIWNNYPGGIIRSKLPFDSVPLDRGVRLAGKSKMNFSSLILHGMSAISVFLEFTAVRILIFVSIMIATALIGSSVVFYMKFFLNQATPGWASSLMMAFFIVFLQGFIIALFILFMVLSSRRYTAFIPYLGYKNFIESVE from the coding sequence ATGAAATTGAAAATATTACTTCCGGTATATAACGACTGGGAAGCACTCAGAATGCTCCTCGATAAAACTACAGATATTTTTGCTGGGAAAGGTTATACTTTGTCATTTTTGGCAGTGGATGACAATAGCAGTATTCCTTACCAAAAATCTGATTTTGAGGGTATTGATTTGAAAGTATTGCATTTGCTGAGCAATCAGGGGCATCAAAGAGCTATTGCTTTGGGATTGTCATATTTGGTTGATAATCAAGATTTTGATAAAGTAATTGTGATGGACTCCGATGGCGAAGATCAACCTGAACACATTTTAGACCTTTTAGAAAAATCAAAACTACATCCTGAAAAAATCATTTTCGCACAAAGAAAAAAACGTACCGAATCTCTATTTTTCAAGATATTTTATTTTTTCTATAAATTAATTTTCAAATCACTTACCGGTCACGTCATTACTTTTGGAAATTTTAGCTTGATACCTGTTTCAAAAATAAGGAAATTGGCACATGTGTCAGAAATTTGGAACAATTACCCTGGCGGAATAATCAGGTCAAAATTGCCATTTGATTCGGTTCCTTTAGACCGGGGAGTACGATTGGCCGGAAAATCTAAAATGAACTTTAGCTCACTGATTTTGCATGGAATGAGTGCAATTTCTGTCTTTCTGGAATTCACAGCAGTCAGAATCTTGATTTTTGTGAGTATCATGATTGCCACTGCCTTAATAGGTTCATCAGTAGTTTTTTATATGAAGTTTTTCCTCAATCAGGCTACTCCCGGTTGGGCATCAAGCCTGATGATGGCCTTTTTTATTGTTTTTCTACAAGGCTTTATTATTGCTTTATTTATATTGTTTATGGTGCTAAGTTCCAGAAGATATACTGCATTTATACCGTATCTTGGATATAAAAATTTCATTGAATCAGTTGAATAA